The following nucleotide sequence is from Populus nigra chromosome 15, ddPopNigr1.1, whole genome shotgun sequence.
ATACGCAAACCTCTCGAGCCACTTGAGCTTTCCTTCCTTGTAGCCATACAACATAGGGCTGTGACGACTGAAGAAAATTTCAACAGAACCAAGAGCCCATCGGAGCACTTGGTTGAGCCGATCTGATAGATTGATGGGAGCTGAACCCTTAAATGCAGCTCTCTTTGGCATACAGTAAATAGACCTCCAGCCACGACAATGCATCTTAAAACCTGTCAGAATATCCTCTGTGATCGAACCGTAAATCCAGCCCAGCTGCACAGGAGAAAGGCAAATTTATTCAATACAGAAACTTCAAAGCACCATATAAACCATCTTTTTAACGTCAATTGCTCAATACATTTCAGAGCTACTGGATTTTTTCTGTTTACATACCTCGAGTCCCCATTCAGTTTTGTCTTCATATCCACAACTGATCACATGGATGGCTTCTTTTAGCAGAGCTGCCGGACTCGAGGAAGGAGGTACACCACCTTCTTCCATTAAAGTTGAAGTCACAAAAATTGCTGATTGTCCAAActtcttttcaaaattcatgTGGGACATCAACAGCTCCTTGTCATTATTATCCATTCCTGCTCAACAGGCTTTACATATTAGGATCAAAAGGGGAAAAGAAGATTTTGTGCAAATCAGTACGAAAAGATCTTTGAAAACCTTGCAGGCCTGTACCTTCTCCAACTGCACCATTCTTAGCATTCTTCTTTTTGCGACGTCCAAAACATGGGCAGCAGTCACAGGTTTCCATCTTTGGGCGCTTTGGATCTTTAGGAGGGTCATAGCCATACAAAGCTTGCCTTTTGAAAACGCATCCTGTGCCCACATACACTGGACCCTGAATTCCATCTAGACCCTTCATGTTAATCTGCAGGTAACACAGGGAAAAGAAACATCATCTCACTTTTCACATGCACAGGTTATGAGAGCATACACACGGGGTAAGCCAGGGATTTACATCAAAGAAAACAGTGTTTCTGTTGGCGTATCGATCATGTGTATCAATGCCATCAAATCTTTGAGGAAATTGCACGTAGCAAACTTTCTTTCCAATCTGGGGGTCCATCAAGAAACACATAGCCTCTCGAACGGCTTTGCTATTATTTACATAATGGTCACAATCCAGGTTCAGCATGAAAGGAGCATTGGTAAGCACTGCAGAGACCCGAATCTGAAAATTGCGAGAAGTCGAGAGGTATCACATAAAGCAGGCCTCTCAAAGGTGAGGGAACTTAatgcatgtaaaataaatatttttttctcaagtttatttaCCAGGGCATTCATGGCACCGGCTTTTTTATGATGTGAAAAACCGGGCCTCTTCTCTCGAGATACATATACAAGGCGAGGGAGCTCGTTCCCTTCAACGTCATGTCCTCCACTGTGACCGAGAAATACTTGAATCATACCAGGGTGATCCCTCGTATTGTTTCCAGGCCATGGTGTTCCATCTTGCATAATCCACCCCTCTGTAGGAACCTTCTGTGCTTTTGCTACAATCGCATTTATCCGAACCTTGAATTCTTCATATTCTCTCTGTCAAATACCAAAAATATCATAGAATCTTATCTAAAATAGGTTGCAGGAACTTAAAAAATCGATGAATTCTATAGATGTCGATGCGAATTACGAACCTTCATAGCTCGACGTTCCTTAACAAAGGTAGGCTGAACTTTGTCCTTGAGATAATCAACCTTTAGAGTGAAGTAAAACTCAGGGGCTCGTGGTTCTATGTTAAATTTCTTGCAGAATGGCACCCATTTTCGAGCAAATTCAGCAGTTTCAGACATGGCTTCAAAGGTGCACATTGAAGCACCATCGTCAGATAGGTAACATGAGATCTTTTCAACTGGATAGTCCATGGCCAAAATTGATAAAAGTGTGTTGCCTGTGACTAGAGGGGGTTCTTTCATTGGATCCACGGTACTGACAAAGATATCCACTGGAGCAAGCATATTAGGCTCGCCTTCCTGCTCATACCTGCGTTGCAAAAATTATTAGCGgtttgtaatttatttcttaacatTGCTTTAACAGTAGAAATAATTATCAGCTGAGATAATTCTGATCGGTGTTCTTTCCAAACATAAAATCTctgaaattttagttttatatactAGTTTGAACATTCTATGAACCTGAGAGAGAGGCGATCCAGATAAGTCTCGCGATCGATTGGCAACCACTTGGGGAATTGATCAAGGATCCATGAAATTGCAAACCAGATTTCGCAGACTATAGATGTCAGCCAGAGCCCAATTGCATCATGCACCGGATGCAAAATTCGATAGCGAAGAAAGACGGCCAGTATGATTAGCCTAGCAACAATAACCATTCTATACGGATTAATCTTGCTGGATGCAATAGGAACTTTCCTGGAGAGTGGCTGTCTTGCATCTTCTAACCTGCAATCATGGTTTACAGCCTATCATTCAATGCCAGCTTGATGATTTCGGTTTAAGGCTAATTCATAGTTACAAAGATGGCAAGACTGGTCTAGGCATTTCCTACTAAAAGATGGTATATAGAAGCCGGATACATACATGGCTGCTTCTGCATCGTCATCTTGTTCAGGCCCCAGATTTCCTTGCTGCATTTTCCACTCGTCCATCCGCTCTTTCCACCCTCCCTCTTTCTTTTCGTCCCATCTTGCACTTCCTGTTTCGTGCAATTCATGCAAATCATGTAATATTAATCGAAATAGCGATTCAGTTAATCATTTTAATCAATGCTTGCGATGAGTAAATACCAGGTTCAGAAACTGGATATGGGTGCACTCTCTTATGAAGTGAAGAAGATAGCATCTGTTCTCCATGAGATCCAATGGAGAACTCTCCACTCACCTGCACAGATGTTTAAGCATTTCTTAAAGTCCACTTAAAAAATGTCAAACAAATCCATTGAATTGGAATCAAAGAAAAGGACCGGCATCACTTACAGGCCTTGATCTGATTCCAGTTATAACTGGTGGGAATTGGctattttcttcatcatcatggCCTCTTCCGTAAGTCATTTTCCCATGAAGCATTGCCTCAGTGAGATGCTTATTCTTGTCTTGTTCATCTTCAATGATGAACTCATGTTCAATATCATccacatcatcttcttcatcatctcccTCCACCCTTGGACTCCCTAGAcagtttttgaaataaaatcagCTTGAGAATCCCATGCCAAAACAGAAAATTATAGCTTTGGGCTTGTATATTTTACCTTTGAGACGCTTGTATCTAGTCTTGCACTGGGGACAGTTTTGAGTCCCTTCTCTTCTTTCATACTCGTAGCATGGTCTACACACAGGAAAACCACACTCATTGCAAGCCACAAACAAATCACCATCCACAGTTACGCCAATCTCATCGCCACAAATCTCACAAACTTGACCATCCAAGTTCTTCAAAGGTTTATGCtgcaccaaaacaaaaacaaacctaaaGAATTAATAATGACGAGTCACTGCATGCATGGTTTCTTGTGATTAGTATCTTGCTGCTTTTTCTTGTTTAAGGTTTGTTTTGTTAGTATTTCTTACCTCTTCATGGCCATGAATGACAACAAGCTCGTTGCGGTTGTGAGAGCCAGCGACCAGTCCAGCACTAGCTTCCATGCTGAAGAATGGAATGGGGGTGAGAGAGCTACTGGGCGGTTGAGAGGGAGTGATGTTTCTTCTTTATGAATGGAAGGGTAGGGCATGGAGAGCTTGCTGTATATCTTGCTTTCACCTAATGTGGCCAGGTAAGGGTACCGGTGCTGTGGAAGTTGGTTGCAGAGTCGCCATTGCCTTG
It contains:
- the LOC133674221 gene encoding cellulose synthase A catalytic subunit 7 [UDP-forming] codes for the protein MEASAGLVAGSHNRNELVVIHGHEEHKPLKNLDGQVCEICGDEIGVTVDGDLFVACNECGFPVCRPCYEYERREGTQNCPQCKTRYKRLKGSPRVEGDDEEDDVDDIEHEFIIEDEQDKNKHLTEAMLHGKMTYGRGHDDEENSQFPPVITGIRSRPVSGEFSIGSHGEQMLSSSLHKRVHPYPVSEPGSARWDEKKEGGWKERMDEWKMQQGNLGPEQDDDAEAAMLEDARQPLSRKVPIASSKINPYRMVIVARLIILAVFLRYRILHPVHDAIGLWLTSIVCEIWFAISWILDQFPKWLPIDRETYLDRLSLRYEQEGEPNMLAPVDIFVSTVDPMKEPPLVTGNTLLSILAMDYPVEKISCYLSDDGASMCTFEAMSETAEFARKWVPFCKKFNIEPRAPEFYFTLKVDYLKDKVQPTFVKERRAMKREYEEFKVRINAIVAKAQKVPTEGWIMQDGTPWPGNNTRDHPGMIQVFLGHSGGHDVEGNELPRLVYVSREKRPGFSHHKKAGAMNALIRVSAVLTNAPFMLNLDCDHYVNNSKAVREAMCFLMDPQIGKKVCYVQFPQRFDGIDTHDRYANRNTVFFDINMKGLDGIQGPVYVGTGCVFKRQALYGYDPPKDPKRPKMETCDCCPCFGRRKKKNAKNGAVGEGMDNNDKELLMSHMNFEKKFGQSAIFVTSTLMEEGGVPPSSSPAALLKEAIHVISCGYEDKTEWGLELGWIYGSITEDILTGFKMHCRGWRSIYCMPKRAAFKGSAPINLSDRLNQVLRWALGSVEIFFSRHSPMLYGYKEGKLKWLERFAYVNTTIYPFTSLALVAYCCLPAICLLTDKFIMPEISTFASLFFIGLFLSIFSTGILELRWSGVSIEEWWRNEQFWVIGGVSAHLFAVVQGLLKVLAGIDTNFTVTSKATDDDDFGELYAFKWTTLLIPPTTILIINLVGVVAGVSDAINNGYQSWGPLFGKLFFAFWVIVHLYPFLKGLMGRQNRTPTIVVIWSVLLASIFSLLWVRIDPFVMKTRGPDTKQCGLNC